The following coding sequences are from one Acidobacteriota bacterium window:
- a CDS encoding carboxypeptidase regulatory-like domain-containing protein, with translation MKTPLKALRPGRLILLLPFCLALSASAGEIRGRLLVSDRGDRPAAGVTVSAVAWETPGEEAKREAKAGPAPSAPKPFATATTGADGSFALTVAAEAGKEKLFRVQAEGAGVVPILFEDVYDASETDDLGEHLLSRAEKISGTAVDASGAPLAGADVVLEPGGGGPGDPSFRTLARSVVTGADGVFRFEEAGATGNRITVTKDGLAPARASGLRAGGLAKPIALATGFPIAGVVRDAAKRPVAGALVRFEGVKATTRWILTDAEGGFAIRNAPDGRGSLVVDAGDSGWAAKPDVKLPLPEGRTLTVTLAAPSALTGKVVEEKTGRPVPRAKILLKGNAFARLVRTAPDGTYALKGVPPESYRLSVDEARHVPWVQAALALAPGEARKLDVALTLGASLAGKVVDENGVPVAAARGTLTRGGESAMAGLRQMIRSGAEIAAFRTRPDGTFTASRLAPGDNQRLFVSHAEFERATLAGLSLPAGGTKGGVTVVLKRGATITGLVKDASDQPLADVEVQVDPSMNIRSGGGGVMMNFVRLGGPSARPKTKTGADGAFAIKGISVGEYALVLKKPGFATERVDPVKVTEQGAEPVLVALGPGASISGAVRRKNGEGVEGFLVRAGAAAGGGRGGRGGGGGPGGGPGAGLLNAIAADGATGADGGFFIDGLKAGQAYDLSAFGGGGMGPQKRGVVAPAAGADIVVSGTGRIAGFARDAKSGQPLRNFSVSYEPDRGGGMVIRMVARGAGAQTGIGQKRDFQTEDGAFTLEDVPAGTWTVVLDAKGYQTARVASLAVDEGGTKDGVEVRATPGTVLKGRVSDGKTGRPVANATVTWEPAGAGGGGPGGMFGRGGPLGLDGGDETTTDAEGAFTVEGIAAGRLKVTAKSPDYADGSEVADVKETGGTVEIKLASGGSVGGVVVSGNQPVPGATVSLAGAGEAGFGRILGGGQTTTSDATGRFVFDHLVAGRYSASAGLNGKSSNLGEVVLQSGDTRNDLVLSLSAGSTIQGIVSGLPDGWKSQTTVIASGVESFFATTKVGADGSFRVEGVPAGPVTLRAQAGDGMGTSRSATKQVTAADDVPLLQTEIVFDIGFTLSGRVTRASQPLANAMVVANLQGGGGRQATARTDESGAYALQGLQEGSYAVTASADPLTGGGASMVRQTVSLTGDQSLDLNFPTAKVAGLVTDSDTKQPLADVTVSLSAPPAANGSGGVQRMTQTDSTGRFQFSDIAPQAYTLNCSKPDYQYDKRAITAADDGSSENLAVELARGQGIEIQARDGLAGVPMRSVSVRVLDGSRAAVYAGTISLDSNGAGEITSLKPGGYSLFVNASGYATVYIASVSVPSRALPVTLTPGGSADISVGPKSFVNGILRGTLRTAAGMPYPYTLFNTDGRLAITADATGQTGFRRLTNLAPGSYVLALDGGGGTTFTVNEGGITPVQLP, from the coding sequence GTGAAAACGCCCCTGAAAGCGCTTCGGCCCGGCCGTCTCATCCTCCTGCTTCCCTTCTGCCTCGCGCTTTCCGCTTCCGCGGGCGAGATCCGCGGCCGGCTCCTGGTCTCGGACCGGGGCGACCGCCCCGCGGCGGGCGTGACCGTTTCCGCCGTCGCGTGGGAGACGCCGGGCGAAGAGGCGAAGCGCGAGGCGAAGGCCGGTCCGGCCCCGTCCGCCCCGAAGCCCTTCGCGACGGCGACGACGGGGGCCGACGGCTCCTTCGCGCTCACCGTCGCTGCCGAGGCCGGCAAGGAGAAGCTCTTCCGCGTCCAGGCCGAGGGCGCGGGCGTGGTGCCGATCCTCTTCGAGGACGTCTACGACGCATCCGAGACGGACGACCTCGGCGAGCACCTTCTGTCGCGCGCCGAGAAGATCTCCGGCACCGCGGTGGACGCCTCCGGCGCGCCGCTCGCGGGCGCCGACGTCGTCCTCGAGCCGGGCGGCGGCGGCCCAGGCGACCCGTCGTTCCGGACTCTCGCGCGGAGCGTCGTGACGGGCGCGGACGGTGTCTTCCGCTTCGAGGAGGCGGGCGCCACGGGCAACCGCATCACGGTGACGAAGGACGGGCTCGCACCCGCGCGCGCGTCGGGCCTGCGCGCCGGCGGCCTCGCGAAGCCGATCGCGCTCGCAACCGGGTTCCCGATCGCGGGCGTCGTCCGCGACGCCGCCAAGCGGCCAGTCGCGGGCGCGCTCGTGCGCTTCGAAGGCGTGAAGGCGACGACGCGCTGGATCCTGACGGACGCCGAGGGCGGGTTTGCGATCCGGAATGCGCCGGACGGCCGCGGGTCCCTCGTCGTGGACGCCGGGGACTCCGGGTGGGCCGCGAAGCCGGACGTCAAGCTCCCGCTCCCCGAGGGCCGCACGCTGACCGTCACGCTTGCCGCGCCGTCGGCGCTCACGGGCAAGGTCGTCGAGGAAAAGACGGGCCGGCCCGTCCCGCGCGCGAAGATCCTCCTCAAGGGGAACGCGTTCGCGCGGCTCGTGCGTACGGCGCCCGACGGCACCTACGCGCTGAAGGGCGTGCCGCCCGAGTCGTACCGCCTCTCCGTGGACGAGGCGCGCCACGTGCCGTGGGTCCAGGCCGCGCTCGCCCTCGCGCCCGGCGAGGCGAGGAAGCTCGACGTCGCGCTCACGCTCGGGGCGTCCCTCGCGGGCAAGGTCGTCGACGAGAACGGCGTCCCCGTGGCCGCGGCGCGCGGCACGCTCACGCGCGGAGGCGAGAGCGCGATGGCGGGCCTGCGGCAGATGATCCGCTCGGGCGCCGAGATCGCGGCGTTCCGGACGCGGCCCGACGGGACGTTCACGGCCTCGCGGCTCGCGCCCGGCGACAACCAGCGCCTCTTCGTGAGCCACGCGGAGTTCGAGCGCGCGACGCTGGCGGGCCTGTCCCTCCCGGCTGGCGGGACGAAGGGCGGCGTCACCGTCGTCCTCAAACGCGGCGCGACGATCACCGGCCTCGTGAAGGACGCAAGCGACCAGCCCCTCGCGGACGTGGAAGTCCAGGTCGATCCGTCGATGAACATCCGGAGCGGCGGCGGCGGCGTCATGATGAACTTCGTGCGGCTCGGCGGGCCGAGCGCGCGCCCGAAGACGAAGACCGGCGCGGACGGCGCGTTCGCGATCAAGGGCATCTCGGTCGGCGAGTACGCGCTCGTCCTCAAGAAGCCCGGCTTCGCGACCGAGCGCGTCGACCCCGTCAAGGTCACCGAACAGGGCGCCGAGCCCGTCCTCGTCGCGCTCGGGCCCGGTGCGAGCATCTCGGGCGCGGTGCGCCGCAAGAACGGCGAGGGCGTGGAGGGATTCCTCGTGCGCGCGGGCGCGGCGGCCGGCGGCGGCCGCGGCGGGCGCGGGGGCGGCGGCGGGCCCGGCGGCGGCCCCGGAGCCGGCCTCCTGAACGCGATCGCGGCCGACGGCGCGACCGGCGCGGACGGAGGGTTCTTCATCGACGGCCTCAAAGCGGGGCAGGCTTACGACCTCTCCGCGTTCGGCGGCGGGGGAATGGGGCCGCAGAAACGCGGAGTCGTGGCGCCTGCGGCCGGCGCGGACATCGTCGTCTCGGGCACGGGGCGCATCGCGGGCTTCGCGCGGGACGCAAAGTCGGGCCAGCCGCTCCGGAATTTCTCGGTCTCCTACGAGCCCGACCGTGGCGGCGGGATGGTCATCCGCATGGTCGCGCGCGGGGCCGGCGCACAGACCGGCATCGGGCAGAAACGCGACTTCCAGACGGAGGACGGAGCCTTCACGCTCGAGGACGTGCCCGCGGGGACGTGGACCGTCGTTCTCGACGCGAAGGGTTACCAGACGGCGCGCGTCGCGAGTCTCGCCGTGGACGAGGGCGGGACGAAGGACGGCGTCGAGGTGCGTGCGACGCCGGGCACGGTCCTCAAGGGGCGCGTGTCGGACGGAAAGACCGGGCGCCCGGTCGCGAACGCGACCGTGACCTGGGAGCCGGCGGGCGCCGGCGGAGGCGGCCCGGGCGGGATGTTCGGCCGCGGCGGCCCGCTGGGCCTCGACGGCGGCGACGAGACGACGACGGACGCCGAGGGCGCTTTCACCGTCGAGGGGATCGCGGCCGGACGCTTGAAGGTCACGGCGAAGAGCCCCGACTACGCGGACGGAAGCGAGGTCGCGGACGTCAAGGAGACCGGCGGCACCGTCGAGATCAAGCTCGCCTCGGGCGGCTCGGTGGGAGGCGTCGTGGTCTCGGGCAACCAGCCCGTGCCTGGCGCGACCGTCTCGCTCGCGGGCGCGGGCGAGGCCGGGTTCGGCCGCATCCTTGGCGGCGGACAGACGACGACGAGCGATGCGACCGGCAGGTTCGTCTTCGACCACCTCGTCGCGGGCCGGTACAGCGCGTCGGCGGGCCTGAATGGCAAGTCGAGCAACCTCGGGGAGGTCGTCCTCCAGTCGGGCGACACGCGCAACGACCTCGTCCTCTCGCTCTCGGCCGGCTCGACGATCCAGGGAATCGTGAGCGGCCTCCCGGACGGCTGGAAGAGCCAGACGACGGTGATCGCGAGCGGCGTCGAGTCGTTCTTCGCGACGACGAAGGTCGGCGCGGACGGATCGTTCCGGGTCGAAGGCGTCCCCGCCGGGCCCGTGACGCTGCGCGCGCAAGCGGGCGACGGCATGGGGACGTCGCGCAGCGCGACGAAGCAGGTCACCGCGGCCGACGACGTGCCGCTCCTCCAGACGGAGATCGTCTTCGACATCGGGTTCACGCTCTCGGGCCGCGTGACCCGCGCGAGCCAGCCCCTTGCGAACGCGATGGTCGTCGCGAACCTGCAGGGCGGCGGCGGCCGTCAGGCGACCGCGCGTACGGACGAGTCGGGCGCCTACGCGCTCCAGGGTCTGCAGGAGGGCTCGTACGCGGTCACCGCGTCGGCGGACCCGCTCACGGGAGGCGGGGCGTCGATGGTGCGCCAGACGGTGTCGCTCACGGGCGACCAGAGCCTCGACCTGAACTTCCCGACGGCGAAGGTCGCGGGACTCGTCACGGACTCGGACACGAAGCAGCCGCTCGCCGACGTGACGGTCTCTCTCTCCGCGCCGCCGGCGGCGAACGGCTCCGGCGGCGTCCAGCGGATGACGCAGACGGACTCGACGGGCCGGTTCCAGTTCTCGGACATCGCGCCGCAGGCCTACACGCTCAACTGCTCGAAGCCGGACTACCAGTACGACAAGCGCGCGATCACGGCCGCCGACGACGGCTCGAGCGAGAACCTCGCCGTCGAGCTCGCGCGCGGGCAGGGGATCGAGATCCAGGCGCGCGACGGGCTCGCGGGCGTCCCGATGCGCAGCGTGTCCGTGCGCGTCCTCGACGGGTCGAGGGCGGCGGTCTACGCCGGAACGATCTCGCTCGACTCGAACGGCGCGGGCGAGATCACGTCGCTCAAGCCGGGCGGCTACTCCCTGTTCGTGAACGCGAGCGGCTACGCGACCGTCTACATCGCGAGCGTCTCCGTTCCGTCACGGGCGCTGCCCGTCACGCTCACGCCGGGCGGGTCCGCGGACATCTCCGTCGGGCCGAAGT